One segment of Panicum virgatum strain AP13 chromosome 3K, P.virgatum_v5, whole genome shotgun sequence DNA contains the following:
- the LOC120696576 gene encoding probable galacturonosyltransferase 7 isoform X3, which produces MKGHQQHSSPLLLPPNKRRCTALAAAVPALVVCSILLPLVFLLGLHRPGYGSEEHAAVVISTKLAGVGARNKQHLENGGAMKHKLLKDVSKKKTSGSNGILIEKSTRSKSKAKLKGAFSLVELNNDTFESIGPHMLKRYQRKDLSGRSKDTVVNGKQNGGQETVHEGNPKSCEHEYGSYCLWSTEHREVMKDAIVKRLKDQLFIARAHYPSIAKIKQRERFTRELKQSIQEHERMLSDTITDADLPTVFAKKLEKMEHTIERAKSCEVGCSNVERKLRQLLDITEDEAYFHTRQSAILYHLGVQTMPKTHHCLNMRLTLEYFKSRSIRTDQQNRQKLESPAFQHYVIFSRNVLAVSTTINSTVLNCQDSGSIVFHLFTDAQNFYAMKHWFERNSYSEATVHVTNIEDHLKLPKHAEMQQLLPSEEFRVTIRNYSEPSLRQMKTEYISVFGHSHFLLPDLLPGLNRVVVLDDDLIVQKDLSSLWNLNMDGKVIGAVQFCGVKLGQLRSYISEHSFNSDACVWLSGLNVIELEKWRDLHVTSLYDQSLQKLQKESLPSKRLKTLPVSMLAFQDLIYPLEDSWVLSGLGHDYGISKDHIEKAATLHYNGVMKPWLDLGIHNYKSYWRKYMTTGEMFMRECNIH; this is translated from the exons ATGAAGGGGCACCAGCAGCATTCCTCTCCCCTGTTGCTGCCGCCCAATAAGCGCCGCTgcaccgccctcgccgccgccgtgccggcgcTCGTCGTCTGCTCCATCCTGCTCccgctcgtcttcctcctcggcctccatcGCCCTG GCTATGGATCGGAGGAGCACGCCGCGGTCGTCATCAGCACC AAGTTGGCCGGTGTCGGGGCGCGTAACAAGCAGCATCTGGAGAATGGGGGCGCCATGAAGCACAAGCTGCTCAAG GATGTTTCCAAAAAGAAGACATCTGGATCTAACGGGATCCTGATTGAGAAATCTACTAGATCCAAATCAAAAGCAAAGCTCAAAGGTGCTTTCTCTTTAGTTGAGCTAAATAATGACACCTTCGAAAGTATAG GACCTCATATGCTGAAAAGATATCAAAGGAAGGACCTGTCCGGGAGATCAAAG GATACTGTTGTTAACGGCAAACAGAACGGTGGTCAAGAGACAGTGCATGAGGGGAATCCCAAGTCCTGTGAACATGAATATGGAAGTTACTGCCTCTGGTCTACTGAGCATAGGGAAGTTATGAAAGATGCTATTGTGAAGAGGCTTAAGGATCAACTTTTTATTGCAAGAGCTCATTATCCTAGTATTGCAAAAATAAAGCAGCGCGAAAGATTTACCCGTGAACTGAAGCAAAGCATTCAAGAACATGAACGCATGCTAAGTGACACCATCACAGATGCTGATCTGCCAACAGT TTttgcaaagaagctagagaaAATGGAGCACACGATTGAGAGAGCCAAGTCTTGTGAAGTAGGATGTTCTAATGTTGAACGGAAACTTAGGCAGCTACTTGATataactgaagatgaagcttATTTCCATACAAGACAGAGTGCAATTCTATATCATCTTGGTGTCCAGACTATGCCAAAAACTCATCATTGCTTGAACATGAGATTAACATTAGAATATTTCAAATCTAGATCAATTCGCACTGACCAACAAAATAGGCAGAAGCTTGAAAGTCCTGCCTTCCAGCACTACGTAATATTTTCCAGAAACGTACTTGCAGTTTCAACCACTATTAATTCAACAGTTTTAAATTGCCAG GATTCTGGCAGCATTGTTTTCCATTTGTTCACTGATGCGCAAAATTTTTATGCGATGAAGCATTGGTTTGAGAGAAATTCATACTCGGAGGCTACTGTTCATGTAACTAACATTGAGGATCATCTGAAACTCCCAAAGCATGCAGAGATGCAACAATTATTGCCTTCAGAGGAATTCCGTGTCACAATTCGTAATTATTCTGAACCTTCCCTGAGGCAGATGAAAACTGAGTACATATCTGTTTTTGGCCATTCACATTTCCTGTTGCCTGACCTTCTTCCTGGTTTGAATAGAGTAGTTGTTCTGGATGATGATTTGATTGTCCAGAAAGATTTGTCATCTCTGTGGAACCTCAATATGGATGGCAAAGTGATTGGTGCTGTCCAGTTCTGTGGAGTTAAATTAGGACAGCTAAGATCTTATATTTCTGAACATAGTTTCAACTCCGATGCATGTGTGTGGTTGTCTGGTCTGAATGTCATTGAATTGGAAAAATGGAGGGACCTCCATGTCACCAGTTTGTATGATCAATCACTCCAAAAG TTGCAAAAGGAGAGCCTGCCATCAAAGAGACTGAAAACACTCCCTGTTAGTATGCTTGCATTTCAAGATCTGATATACCCTTTGGAGGACTCATGGGTTCTGTCAGGCCTTGGACATGATTATGGAATTAGTAAAGACCATATAGAAAAGGCTGCTACGCTACACTACAATGGTGTCATGAAACCTTGGCTTGATTTGGGGATACACAATTACAAAAGCTACTGGAGGAAGTACATGACTACAGGAGAGATGTTCATGAGGGAATGCAACATTCACTAA
- the LOC120696576 gene encoding probable galacturonosyltransferase 7 isoform X4, which produces MKGHQQHSSPLLLPPNKRRCTALAAAVPALVVCSILLPLVFLLGLHRPGYGSEEHAAVVISTLAGVGARNKQHLENGGAMKHKLLKDVSKKKTSGSNGILIEKSTRSKSKAKLKGAFSLVELNNDTFESIGPHMLKRYQRKDLSGRSKDTVVNGKQNGGQETVHEGNPKSCEHEYGSYCLWSTEHREVMKDAIVKRLKDQLFIARAHYPSIAKIKQRERFTRELKQSIQEHERMLSDTITDADLPTVFAKKLEKMEHTIERAKSCEVGCSNVERKLRQLLDITEDEAYFHTRQSAILYHLGVQTMPKTHHCLNMRLTLEYFKSRSIRTDQQNRQKLESPAFQHYVIFSRNVLAVSTTINSTVLNCQDSGSIVFHLFTDAQNFYAMKHWFERNSYSEATVHVTNIEDHLKLPKHAEMQQLLPSEEFRVTIRNYSEPSLRQMKTEYISVFGHSHFLLPDLLPGLNRVVVLDDDLIVQKDLSSLWNLNMDGKVIGAVQFCGVKLGQLRSYISEHSFNSDACVWLSGLNVIELEKWRDLHVTSLYDQSLQKLQKESLPSKRLKTLPVSMLAFQDLIYPLEDSWVLSGLGHDYGISKDHIEKAATLHYNGVMKPWLDLGIHNYKSYWRKYMTTGEMFMRECNIH; this is translated from the exons ATGAAGGGGCACCAGCAGCATTCCTCTCCCCTGTTGCTGCCGCCCAATAAGCGCCGCTgcaccgccctcgccgccgccgtgccggcgcTCGTCGTCTGCTCCATCCTGCTCccgctcgtcttcctcctcggcctccatcGCCCTG GCTATGGATCGGAGGAGCACGCCGCGGTCGTCATCAGCACC TTGGCCGGTGTCGGGGCGCGTAACAAGCAGCATCTGGAGAATGGGGGCGCCATGAAGCACAAGCTGCTCAAG GATGTTTCCAAAAAGAAGACATCTGGATCTAACGGGATCCTGATTGAGAAATCTACTAGATCCAAATCAAAAGCAAAGCTCAAAGGTGCTTTCTCTTTAGTTGAGCTAAATAATGACACCTTCGAAAGTATAG GACCTCATATGCTGAAAAGATATCAAAGGAAGGACCTGTCCGGGAGATCAAAG GATACTGTTGTTAACGGCAAACAGAACGGTGGTCAAGAGACAGTGCATGAGGGGAATCCCAAGTCCTGTGAACATGAATATGGAAGTTACTGCCTCTGGTCTACTGAGCATAGGGAAGTTATGAAAGATGCTATTGTGAAGAGGCTTAAGGATCAACTTTTTATTGCAAGAGCTCATTATCCTAGTATTGCAAAAATAAAGCAGCGCGAAAGATTTACCCGTGAACTGAAGCAAAGCATTCAAGAACATGAACGCATGCTAAGTGACACCATCACAGATGCTGATCTGCCAACAGT TTttgcaaagaagctagagaaAATGGAGCACACGATTGAGAGAGCCAAGTCTTGTGAAGTAGGATGTTCTAATGTTGAACGGAAACTTAGGCAGCTACTTGATataactgaagatgaagcttATTTCCATACAAGACAGAGTGCAATTCTATATCATCTTGGTGTCCAGACTATGCCAAAAACTCATCATTGCTTGAACATGAGATTAACATTAGAATATTTCAAATCTAGATCAATTCGCACTGACCAACAAAATAGGCAGAAGCTTGAAAGTCCTGCCTTCCAGCACTACGTAATATTTTCCAGAAACGTACTTGCAGTTTCAACCACTATTAATTCAACAGTTTTAAATTGCCAG GATTCTGGCAGCATTGTTTTCCATTTGTTCACTGATGCGCAAAATTTTTATGCGATGAAGCATTGGTTTGAGAGAAATTCATACTCGGAGGCTACTGTTCATGTAACTAACATTGAGGATCATCTGAAACTCCCAAAGCATGCAGAGATGCAACAATTATTGCCTTCAGAGGAATTCCGTGTCACAATTCGTAATTATTCTGAACCTTCCCTGAGGCAGATGAAAACTGAGTACATATCTGTTTTTGGCCATTCACATTTCCTGTTGCCTGACCTTCTTCCTGGTTTGAATAGAGTAGTTGTTCTGGATGATGATTTGATTGTCCAGAAAGATTTGTCATCTCTGTGGAACCTCAATATGGATGGCAAAGTGATTGGTGCTGTCCAGTTCTGTGGAGTTAAATTAGGACAGCTAAGATCTTATATTTCTGAACATAGTTTCAACTCCGATGCATGTGTGTGGTTGTCTGGTCTGAATGTCATTGAATTGGAAAAATGGAGGGACCTCCATGTCACCAGTTTGTATGATCAATCACTCCAAAAG TTGCAAAAGGAGAGCCTGCCATCAAAGAGACTGAAAACACTCCCTGTTAGTATGCTTGCATTTCAAGATCTGATATACCCTTTGGAGGACTCATGGGTTCTGTCAGGCCTTGGACATGATTATGGAATTAGTAAAGACCATATAGAAAAGGCTGCTACGCTACACTACAATGGTGTCATGAAACCTTGGCTTGATTTGGGGATACACAATTACAAAAGCTACTGGAGGAAGTACATGACTACAGGAGAGATGTTCATGAGGGAATGCAACATTCACTAA
- the LOC120696575 gene encoding protein SCARECROW-like produces the protein MGSSSLLLFPSSSSAAPPPTASAAYSHATSSHSLLPPLPSSQDHLLLHYLHLAEHHQESAAAAMVRKRPAPDMDLPPPRRHVTGDLSDVTAAAAGAGGQLPHQSPASAQLPALPTQLQLPAYQQQQQHAEVEAPPAAAGEVAASTTAWVDGIIRDIIGSSGSAGVSIAQLIHNVREIIHPCNPGLASLLELRLRSLLNADPAPPPLPHPPALLHSTPPAAAPAVPALPPPHPLPDKRRHDPQQQEEPNPSPQSPKPPTAEETAAAAAAAAAAAAAAAKERKEEQRRKQRDEEGLHLLTLLLQCAESVNADNLDDAHQTLLEIAELATPFGTSTQRVAAYFAEAMSARLVSSCLGLYAPLPPASPAAARLHGRVAAAFQVFNGISPLVKFSHFTANQAIQEAFEREERVHIIDLDIMQGLQWPGLFHILASRPGGPPRVRLTGLGASLDALQATGKRLSDFADTLGLPFEFCAVAEKAGNVDPDKLLGGVARREAVAVHWLHHSLYDVTGNDSNTLWLIQRLAPKVVTMVEQDLSHSGSFLARFVEAIHYYSALFDSLDASYGEDSPERHVVEQQLLSREIRNVLAVGGPARTGDVKFGSWREKLAQSGFRSASLAGSAAAQASLLLGMFPSDGYTLVEENGALKLGWKDLCLLTASAWRPIQTPCR, from the exons ATGGGCtcctcctcgctgctcctcttcccctcgtcctcctccgccgcgccaccgcccacgGCTTCTGCTGCATATtctcatgccacctcctcccACTCCTTATtgccgccgctcccctcctcCCAAGACCATTTGCTCCTCCACTACCTTCACCTAGCAGAGCACCACCAagaatccgccgccgccgccatggtccGCAAGCGCCCGGCGCCCGACATGGACCtccccccgccgcgccgccacgtcACGGGCGACCTCTCCgacgtcaccgccgccgccgctggtgccgGCGGGCAGCTGCCGCATCAGTCGCCCGCCAGCGCGCAGCTGCCCGCGCTGCCCACCCAGCTCCAGCTCCccgcgtaccagcagcagcagcagcacgcggaggtggaggcgcccccggctgcggcgggcgaggtggcggcgtcCACCACGGCGTGGGTGGACGGCATCATCCGCGACATCAtcggcagcagcggcagcgccgGGGTCTCCATCGCGCAGCTCATCCACAACGTCCGCGAGATCATCCACCCCTGCAACCCCGGCCTGGcctccctcctcgagctccgcctccgcTCCCTCCTCAACGCcgaccccgccccgccgccgctcccgcatcCTCCTGCTCTCCTGCACAgcaccccgcccgccgccgccccagcagtGCCCGCTCTCCCTCCCCCTCATCCGCTTCCAGACAAGCGCCGCCACGAcccgcagcagcaggaggagcccAACCCGTCGCCGCAGTCGCCCAAGCCCCCGACCGCGGAGGAGACCGCCGcggcagccgcggccgccgccgccgcggctgccgcggccgccaAGGAGCGCAAGGAAGAGCAGCGGCGGAAGCAGCGCGACGAGGAGGGCCTCCACCTGCtgacgctgctgctgcagtGCGCCGAGTCGGTGAACGCCGATAACCTCGACGACGCGCACCAGACGCTGCTGGAGATCGCCGAGCTCGCCACGCCCTTCGGCACCTCCACCCAGcgcgtcgccgcctacttcgcCGAGGCCATGTCCGCGCGCCTCGTCAGCTCCTGCCTCGGTCTgtacgcgccgctgccgccggcgtcccccgcggcggcgcggctgcacgggcgcgtcgccgccgcgttccAGGTGTTCAACGGCATAAGCCCGCTCGTCAAGTTCTCGCACTTCACGGCGAACCAGGCCATCCAGGAGGCGTTCGAGCGGGAGGAGCGCGTCCACATCATCGACCTCGACATCATGCAGGGGCTGCAGTGGCCGGGCCTCTTCCACATCCTCGCCTCCCGCCCCGGCGGCCCGCCCAGGGTCAGGCTCACCGGCCTCGGCGCTTCCCTGGACGCGCTCCAGGCCACCGGCAAGCGCCTCTCCGACTTCGCCGACACGCTCGGCCTGCCATTCGAGTTCTGCGCCGtcgcggagaaggccggcaaTGTCGACCCGGACAAGCTGCTCGGCGGCGTCGCGCGGCGCGAGGCCGTCGCCGTCCACTGGCTCCACCACTCGCTCTACGACGTCACCGGCAACGACTCCAACACGCTCTGGCTCATCCAAAG GCTGGCCCCCAAGGTGGTGACCATGGTGGAGCAGGACCTCAGCCACTCGGGCTCCTTCCTGGCGCGCTTCGTGGAGGCCATCCACTACTACTCGGCGCTCTTCGACTCGCTGGACGCGAGCTACGGCGAGGACAGCCCGGAGCGGCACGTCGTGGAGCAGCAGCTCCTGTCCCGGGAGATCCGCAACGTGCTCGCCGTCGGCGGCCCGGCGCGCACCGGCGACGTCAAGTTCGGGAGCTGGCGCGAGAAGCTCGCACAGTCGGGGTTCCGCTCGGCGTCGCTcgccggcagcgcggcggcgcaggcgtcgCTGCTGCTCGGCATGTTCCCCTCCGATGGGTACACGCTCGTCGAGGAGAATGGTGCTCTCAAGCTCGGGTGGAAGGATCTTTGCCTGCTCACTGCATCTGCCTGGCGCCCAATTCAGACCCCATGCCGTTAA
- the LOC120696576 gene encoding probable galacturonosyltransferase 7 isoform X1: MKGHQQHSSPLLLPPNKRRCTALAAAVPALVVCSILLPLVFLLGLHRPGYGSEEHAAVVISTKLAGVGARNKQHLENGGAMKHKLLKDVSKKKTSGSNGILIEKSTRSKSKAKLKGAFSLVELNNDTFESIGPHMLKRYQRKDLSGRSKESDTVLQQDTVVNGKQNGGQETVHEGNPKSCEHEYGSYCLWSTEHREVMKDAIVKRLKDQLFIARAHYPSIAKIKQRERFTRELKQSIQEHERMLSDTITDADLPTVFAKKLEKMEHTIERAKSCEVGCSNVERKLRQLLDITEDEAYFHTRQSAILYHLGVQTMPKTHHCLNMRLTLEYFKSRSIRTDQQNRQKLESPAFQHYVIFSRNVLAVSTTINSTVLNCQDSGSIVFHLFTDAQNFYAMKHWFERNSYSEATVHVTNIEDHLKLPKHAEMQQLLPSEEFRVTIRNYSEPSLRQMKTEYISVFGHSHFLLPDLLPGLNRVVVLDDDLIVQKDLSSLWNLNMDGKVIGAVQFCGVKLGQLRSYISEHSFNSDACVWLSGLNVIELEKWRDLHVTSLYDQSLQKLQKESLPSKRLKTLPVSMLAFQDLIYPLEDSWVLSGLGHDYGISKDHIEKAATLHYNGVMKPWLDLGIHNYKSYWRKYMTTGEMFMRECNIH, encoded by the exons ATGAAGGGGCACCAGCAGCATTCCTCTCCCCTGTTGCTGCCGCCCAATAAGCGCCGCTgcaccgccctcgccgccgccgtgccggcgcTCGTCGTCTGCTCCATCCTGCTCccgctcgtcttcctcctcggcctccatcGCCCTG GCTATGGATCGGAGGAGCACGCCGCGGTCGTCATCAGCACC AAGTTGGCCGGTGTCGGGGCGCGTAACAAGCAGCATCTGGAGAATGGGGGCGCCATGAAGCACAAGCTGCTCAAG GATGTTTCCAAAAAGAAGACATCTGGATCTAACGGGATCCTGATTGAGAAATCTACTAGATCCAAATCAAAAGCAAAGCTCAAAGGTGCTTTCTCTTTAGTTGAGCTAAATAATGACACCTTCGAAAGTATAG GACCTCATATGCTGAAAAGATATCAAAGGAAGGACCTGTCCGGGAGATCAAAG GAATCTGACACCGTTTTGCAACAGGATACTGTTGTTAACGGCAAACAGAACGGTGGTCAAGAGACAGTGCATGAGGGGAATCCCAAGTCCTGTGAACATGAATATGGAAGTTACTGCCTCTGGTCTACTGAGCATAGGGAAGTTATGAAAGATGCTATTGTGAAGAGGCTTAAGGATCAACTTTTTATTGCAAGAGCTCATTATCCTAGTATTGCAAAAATAAAGCAGCGCGAAAGATTTACCCGTGAACTGAAGCAAAGCATTCAAGAACATGAACGCATGCTAAGTGACACCATCACAGATGCTGATCTGCCAACAGT TTttgcaaagaagctagagaaAATGGAGCACACGATTGAGAGAGCCAAGTCTTGTGAAGTAGGATGTTCTAATGTTGAACGGAAACTTAGGCAGCTACTTGATataactgaagatgaagcttATTTCCATACAAGACAGAGTGCAATTCTATATCATCTTGGTGTCCAGACTATGCCAAAAACTCATCATTGCTTGAACATGAGATTAACATTAGAATATTTCAAATCTAGATCAATTCGCACTGACCAACAAAATAGGCAGAAGCTTGAAAGTCCTGCCTTCCAGCACTACGTAATATTTTCCAGAAACGTACTTGCAGTTTCAACCACTATTAATTCAACAGTTTTAAATTGCCAG GATTCTGGCAGCATTGTTTTCCATTTGTTCACTGATGCGCAAAATTTTTATGCGATGAAGCATTGGTTTGAGAGAAATTCATACTCGGAGGCTACTGTTCATGTAACTAACATTGAGGATCATCTGAAACTCCCAAAGCATGCAGAGATGCAACAATTATTGCCTTCAGAGGAATTCCGTGTCACAATTCGTAATTATTCTGAACCTTCCCTGAGGCAGATGAAAACTGAGTACATATCTGTTTTTGGCCATTCACATTTCCTGTTGCCTGACCTTCTTCCTGGTTTGAATAGAGTAGTTGTTCTGGATGATGATTTGATTGTCCAGAAAGATTTGTCATCTCTGTGGAACCTCAATATGGATGGCAAAGTGATTGGTGCTGTCCAGTTCTGTGGAGTTAAATTAGGACAGCTAAGATCTTATATTTCTGAACATAGTTTCAACTCCGATGCATGTGTGTGGTTGTCTGGTCTGAATGTCATTGAATTGGAAAAATGGAGGGACCTCCATGTCACCAGTTTGTATGATCAATCACTCCAAAAG TTGCAAAAGGAGAGCCTGCCATCAAAGAGACTGAAAACACTCCCTGTTAGTATGCTTGCATTTCAAGATCTGATATACCCTTTGGAGGACTCATGGGTTCTGTCAGGCCTTGGACATGATTATGGAATTAGTAAAGACCATATAGAAAAGGCTGCTACGCTACACTACAATGGTGTCATGAAACCTTGGCTTGATTTGGGGATACACAATTACAAAAGCTACTGGAGGAAGTACATGACTACAGGAGAGATGTTCATGAGGGAATGCAACATTCACTAA
- the LOC120696576 gene encoding probable galacturonosyltransferase 7 isoform X2, protein MKGHQQHSSPLLLPPNKRRCTALAAAVPALVVCSILLPLVFLLGLHRPGYGSEEHAAVVISTLAGVGARNKQHLENGGAMKHKLLKDVSKKKTSGSNGILIEKSTRSKSKAKLKGAFSLVELNNDTFESIGPHMLKRYQRKDLSGRSKESDTVLQQDTVVNGKQNGGQETVHEGNPKSCEHEYGSYCLWSTEHREVMKDAIVKRLKDQLFIARAHYPSIAKIKQRERFTRELKQSIQEHERMLSDTITDADLPTVFAKKLEKMEHTIERAKSCEVGCSNVERKLRQLLDITEDEAYFHTRQSAILYHLGVQTMPKTHHCLNMRLTLEYFKSRSIRTDQQNRQKLESPAFQHYVIFSRNVLAVSTTINSTVLNCQDSGSIVFHLFTDAQNFYAMKHWFERNSYSEATVHVTNIEDHLKLPKHAEMQQLLPSEEFRVTIRNYSEPSLRQMKTEYISVFGHSHFLLPDLLPGLNRVVVLDDDLIVQKDLSSLWNLNMDGKVIGAVQFCGVKLGQLRSYISEHSFNSDACVWLSGLNVIELEKWRDLHVTSLYDQSLQKLQKESLPSKRLKTLPVSMLAFQDLIYPLEDSWVLSGLGHDYGISKDHIEKAATLHYNGVMKPWLDLGIHNYKSYWRKYMTTGEMFMRECNIH, encoded by the exons ATGAAGGGGCACCAGCAGCATTCCTCTCCCCTGTTGCTGCCGCCCAATAAGCGCCGCTgcaccgccctcgccgccgccgtgccggcgcTCGTCGTCTGCTCCATCCTGCTCccgctcgtcttcctcctcggcctccatcGCCCTG GCTATGGATCGGAGGAGCACGCCGCGGTCGTCATCAGCACC TTGGCCGGTGTCGGGGCGCGTAACAAGCAGCATCTGGAGAATGGGGGCGCCATGAAGCACAAGCTGCTCAAG GATGTTTCCAAAAAGAAGACATCTGGATCTAACGGGATCCTGATTGAGAAATCTACTAGATCCAAATCAAAAGCAAAGCTCAAAGGTGCTTTCTCTTTAGTTGAGCTAAATAATGACACCTTCGAAAGTATAG GACCTCATATGCTGAAAAGATATCAAAGGAAGGACCTGTCCGGGAGATCAAAG GAATCTGACACCGTTTTGCAACAGGATACTGTTGTTAACGGCAAACAGAACGGTGGTCAAGAGACAGTGCATGAGGGGAATCCCAAGTCCTGTGAACATGAATATGGAAGTTACTGCCTCTGGTCTACTGAGCATAGGGAAGTTATGAAAGATGCTATTGTGAAGAGGCTTAAGGATCAACTTTTTATTGCAAGAGCTCATTATCCTAGTATTGCAAAAATAAAGCAGCGCGAAAGATTTACCCGTGAACTGAAGCAAAGCATTCAAGAACATGAACGCATGCTAAGTGACACCATCACAGATGCTGATCTGCCAACAGT TTttgcaaagaagctagagaaAATGGAGCACACGATTGAGAGAGCCAAGTCTTGTGAAGTAGGATGTTCTAATGTTGAACGGAAACTTAGGCAGCTACTTGATataactgaagatgaagcttATTTCCATACAAGACAGAGTGCAATTCTATATCATCTTGGTGTCCAGACTATGCCAAAAACTCATCATTGCTTGAACATGAGATTAACATTAGAATATTTCAAATCTAGATCAATTCGCACTGACCAACAAAATAGGCAGAAGCTTGAAAGTCCTGCCTTCCAGCACTACGTAATATTTTCCAGAAACGTACTTGCAGTTTCAACCACTATTAATTCAACAGTTTTAAATTGCCAG GATTCTGGCAGCATTGTTTTCCATTTGTTCACTGATGCGCAAAATTTTTATGCGATGAAGCATTGGTTTGAGAGAAATTCATACTCGGAGGCTACTGTTCATGTAACTAACATTGAGGATCATCTGAAACTCCCAAAGCATGCAGAGATGCAACAATTATTGCCTTCAGAGGAATTCCGTGTCACAATTCGTAATTATTCTGAACCTTCCCTGAGGCAGATGAAAACTGAGTACATATCTGTTTTTGGCCATTCACATTTCCTGTTGCCTGACCTTCTTCCTGGTTTGAATAGAGTAGTTGTTCTGGATGATGATTTGATTGTCCAGAAAGATTTGTCATCTCTGTGGAACCTCAATATGGATGGCAAAGTGATTGGTGCTGTCCAGTTCTGTGGAGTTAAATTAGGACAGCTAAGATCTTATATTTCTGAACATAGTTTCAACTCCGATGCATGTGTGTGGTTGTCTGGTCTGAATGTCATTGAATTGGAAAAATGGAGGGACCTCCATGTCACCAGTTTGTATGATCAATCACTCCAAAAG TTGCAAAAGGAGAGCCTGCCATCAAAGAGACTGAAAACACTCCCTGTTAGTATGCTTGCATTTCAAGATCTGATATACCCTTTGGAGGACTCATGGGTTCTGTCAGGCCTTGGACATGATTATGGAATTAGTAAAGACCATATAGAAAAGGCTGCTACGCTACACTACAATGGTGTCATGAAACCTTGGCTTGATTTGGGGATACACAATTACAAAAGCTACTGGAGGAAGTACATGACTACAGGAGAGATGTTCATGAGGGAATGCAACATTCACTAA
- the LOC120700315 gene encoding calcium uniporter protein 6, mitochondrial-like, which yields MASVRTITGRFPLPAHEPNKAAISLWRAAASRLLLRRRSPSYAPLLLHTRPFSPPQAEVTPAEARRLVRLLALEALKRRLRDGPDEVVGYADLLDAGAARTHADAEALARAMDDAGVVLLFRDKACLHPDKVVDLVRRAVPLALGPENDPRKEEFKQLQEKKGEIDKLAHKQVRRILWSGLGFFMCQVGLFFRLTFWEFSWDVTEPIAFFTTASGLLVGYAYFLVTSRDPTYQDFMERLFLSRQRKLCAGQKFDMERYLELQKHCRCPLEGHYPHGPKLHGL from the exons ATGGCTAGTGTGCGGACAAT CACCGGACGTTTTCCCCTTCCGGCCCACGAGCCCAACAAGGCCGCCATTTCCTTGTGGCGCGCGGCCGCCTCccgccttctcctccgccgTCGCTCCCCGTCCTACGCACCTCTCCTCCTCCAcacgcgccccttctccccgcCCCAGGCCGAGGTCACCCCCGCCGAGGCGCGGCGGCTCGTGCGCCTCCTCGCCCTCGAGGCGCTCAAGCGCCGCCTGCGGGACGGCCCGGACGAGGTCGTGGGCTACGCCGacctcctcgacgccggcgcggcgcgcacCCACGCCGATGCCGAGGCGCTCGCGCGGGCCATGGATGACGCCGGCGTCGTCCTGCTCTTCAGGGACAAGGCCTGCCTCCACCCCGACAAG GTGGTGGACCTGGTTAGAAGAGCTGTGCCACTCGCGCTCGGACCTGAGAATGACCCGAGAAAAGAGGAGTTCAAGCAGCTCCAGGAAAAGAAGGGAGAGATTGACAAGTTGGCGCACAAGCAAGTACGGCGTATCCTGTGGTCTGGCTTAGGGTTCTTCATGTGCCAAGTAGGGCTCTTCTTCCGTCTCACATTCTGGGAATTCTCATGGGATGTGACGGAGCCGATCGCCTTCTTCACCACTGCTTCTGGCCTCCTTGTTGGCTACGCCTATTTCCTCGTCACCTCAAGGGACCCGACGTATCAGGACTTTATGGAGAGACTGTTTTTGTCGAGGCAGAGAAAACTTTGTGCCGGACAGAAGTTTGATATGGAGAGGTATCTGGAGTTGCAGAAGCACTGTAGGTGCCCTCTGGAAGGCCATTACCCTCATGGTCCTAAGCTTCATGGCTTGTGA